TCAACATCACAAATCAATAACTTTATTAATTGAGCTTTTTCGATAATATAACTTTTTACTGGGATATAAAAATTTTTTATTTTATTATTCTCATTCATGTATTATTTCCAATGATTATATAATACCAGCATGCAATAGATCATGTAAGTGAATAACTCCAATAAGTATATCTTTTTTTGCTACTAGTAATGAAGAAATATGATATTGTTGGATTAAATTTAAAGCATCAATTGCTAGCATATTAGGATTTACTCTAATACCACCATGGGTCATCAAATCGGCAATTTTAGCACTATTTAAGTCAATTTTCATTGAAAAAACTCTTCTTAAATCACCATCAGTGAAAATACCTTCAATCTGCATTTTTGTATCGCAAATGACAACCATACCTAATTTTTTTCTAGTGATTTCTATTAATGCTTGTTGTAATGTTGCTTGTTTCCTTACGTTAGGAATATTATTTCCCGTATGCATTAAATCACTGACTTTTAATAATAGTTTACGTCCTAAAATTCCACCTGGATGAGAAAGTGCAAAGTCTTTAACTGTAAATCCTCTAGCTTCTAGTAAAGATACAGCAATTGCATCACCCATAACTAACATAACTGTTGTGCTAGTTGTTGGCACTATTCCTAATGGGCAAGCTTCTTTTGGTACTTGGATACAAAGATGAATGTCAGCCACTTTACCCATACTACTGAGATGATTTTTAGTCATGCAAATTAATCCAGTATGTTGTTTTTTTAATATAGGTATCAGTGTCAATATTTCATTTGATTCTCCAGAGTTAGATATTGCTAAAACAATATCTTTATTACTAATCATTCCTAAATCACCATGACTAGCTTCTCCTGGATGAACAAAAAAGGCTGGTGTTCCTGTACTAGCTAATGTTGACGCGATTTTACGTCCAATATGCCCTGATTTACCCATACCCATAATTACGACTTTTCCAGTACATTTAAAAATAAGTGTACATGCTTTATTAAAATCATTATTTATGTATTGCTCTAGATTAGCAAGTCCATTACGCTCAATTTCTAATACTTTTTTCGCGGTTTTTTGAAAATTAATATCAGACATTTTATATTCCATATTTCAAAAATGTAATTTAAGTAGATGGATTAATAAATTATTAATGTTTAATGATATAATATTTCCATATTTAATTATCAATATCTTGCTTATAATATAATGTTTAAAAATAAATATATTGACTTTTATTAAGATTAAATGGGACAATAATTATTGTTAATTTTTTAATTTTAATTAAGAAATAAAAATTAATATTCATAAAATAATATTAATAATATATTTATATTTTTAAATAAAATTTTTGCTAAATATTTAGTATATTTAAAAAGCATTTTCAAATATAAACGAATTTAACATATTATATAGTAAAAATTACAAGTATTATTTAAAATAACATATTAGTAATAATGTTATCATAAAGATATTAAATAATAGAATCTTTTGATTTTATAATAGTATTTTACAATTTTATTAATTTATAAAATAAATTTTTATAATTAAAAAATTATTTACTTCTTTAGTACTTCAATATTTATTGAATCAATTTTAACTTAGTAATAGTTATACATCAAATTCATATTATATTTTTAAAAATTAGCAAGTTATAGTAAAAATTATATAGAATAATTCATTCTATATTGTAAAGTATTATTTTTAATTTATATCATTAGATAGGTTTTAGTTAATTAATTTATATATATTATATATAGAGTAATATTATGGATAAAAATGAAATAAAACAAATTTTAATAAAACAATTAAAATTAAATAAAGTATTTGTTAATGGTAATGGTAATAATTTTCAAATAATTGCTATTGATGATATGTTTATAGGTAAAAGTAGAATTGAAAAACAACAAATCATTTATAGACCATTAATGGAATATATTATAGATAATCGAATCCATGCGTTATCAATAAAAACATATACATCATTAGAATGGATAAAAGATCATAAATTAAATGTTTTGTAAAAATATAACTTATTCATGAGTAATATAACTTTTAATCATAGAGAATTAATTAATGGATAAGTTTCTATTAAAAGGACCTACTCGTTTAATTGGAGAGGTTGCTATTTCTGGTGCAAAAAATTCTGCGTTACCTATACTATTTGCATCTATTTTAGCAGAAAATTTGGTTGAATTACAGAATATTCCAAATCTAAAAGATGTCGATACAACAATTGAATTGCTCAATAAACTAGGAACTAAAATTAAACGTAATAGTACAATTTATATTGATTCAAGTAGTATTAATAAATTTTGTGCTCCTTATAGATTAGTTAAAAAAATGAGAGCATCTATTTGGGCCTTGGCACCATTAGTGGCTCGTTTTGGTCAAGGTCAAGTATCATTACCTGGTGGATGTGCTATTGGTTCTCGTCCAATAGATTTACATATTTTAGGATTAAAAAAATTAGGTGCTAAAATAATTTTAGATAATGGTTATGCTAAAGCATATATTGATGGACGTTTACAAGGAGCTAATATTATCTTAGATAAGATTAGTGTTGGTGCTACAGTATCTATAATGATAGCAGCAACTTTAGCAAAAGGTAAAACAATTATTAAAAATGCGGCTTGTGAGCCTGAAATTGAGGATACTGCTAATTTTTTAAAATTATTAGGAGCAAAAATTACTGGTGCTGGTACAGATATAATTATAATTGAAGGTGTAGCTCATTTAGGCGGTGGTATTTATCGTATTTTGCCAGATAGAATTGAAACAGGAACTTTTCTTGTTGCAGCTACTATTTCTGGAGGAAAGATAATTTGTCGTAATACTAAACCTGATATCTTGGATGTAGTTTTATCTAAATTACGTGAAGCTGGTGCAGATATCAAAATTGGTAAAGATTGGATTCAACTAGATATGCATGGTAAGCGACCGAAGGCAGTAACTATTAGAACCGAGCCTCATCCTGGATTTCCAACAGATATGCAAGCGTTATTTAGTTTGCTTAATTTAGTTGCTGAAGGTGTCAGTACGATAACTGAAACTATTTTTGAAA
This genomic interval from Candidatus Arsenophonus lipoptenae contains the following:
- the kdsD gene encoding arabinose-5-phosphate isomerase KdsD, producing the protein MEYKMSDINFQKTAKKVLEIERNGLANLEQYINNDFNKACTLIFKCTGKVVIMGMGKSGHIGRKIASTLASTGTPAFFVHPGEASHGDLGMISNKDIVLAISNSGESNEILTLIPILKKQHTGLICMTKNHLSSMGKVADIHLCIQVPKEACPLGIVPTTSTTVMLVMGDAIAVSLLEARGFTVKDFALSHPGGILGRKLLLKVSDLMHTGNNIPNVRKQATLQQALIEITRKKLGMVVICDTKMQIEGIFTDGDLRRVFSMKIDLNSAKIADLMTHGGIRVNPNMLAIDALNLIQQYHISSLLVAKKDILIGVIHLHDLLHAGII
- a CDS encoding BolA family protein, whose amino-acid sequence is MDKNEIKQILIKQLKLNKVFVNGNGNNFQIIAIDDMFIGKSRIEKQQIIYRPLMEYIIDNRIHALSIKTYTSLEWIKDHKLNVL
- the murA gene encoding UDP-N-acetylglucosamine 1-carboxyvinyltransferase, which encodes MDKFLLKGPTRLIGEVAISGAKNSALPILFASILAENLVELQNIPNLKDVDTTIELLNKLGTKIKRNSTIYIDSSSINKFCAPYRLVKKMRASIWALAPLVARFGQGQVSLPGGCAIGSRPIDLHILGLKKLGAKIILDNGYAKAYIDGRLQGANIILDKISVGATVSIMIAATLAKGKTIIKNAACEPEIEDTANFLKLLGAKITGAGTDIIIIEGVAHLGGGIYRILPDRIETGTFLVAATISGGKIICRNTKPDILDVVLSKLREAGADIKIGKDWIQLDMHGKRPKAVTIRTEPHPGFPTDMQALFSLLNLVAEGVSTITETIFENRFMHIPELIRMGAQAEIKENSIICYGVKQLIGAQVIATDLRASASLVLAGCIAKGKTIIEQIYHIDRGYEKIEEKLRNLGANIERIITCKK